The Corallococcus exiguus genome has a window encoding:
- a CDS encoding regulatory protein RecX, which produces MDDPTDRDPDRRREPRKPKPPRKVSPRYLENAALHYLKRYAATVSQLKRVLMRRVDRSVKFHGGERTEAVGWVDALAEKLIRNGLINDRTYAETRVHSLRASGRSARVITQKLRMKGVAPELVQEKLAEATQDVPEDAAARIWARKKRLGPFRRDPSTREANRKKDLAALARAGFSFAIAKRVIDGTAEDLPPRD; this is translated from the coding sequence ATGGATGATCCCACCGACAGGGACCCGGACCGCCGCCGGGAACCTCGCAAGCCGAAGCCGCCCCGGAAGGTCTCGCCGCGCTATCTGGAGAACGCGGCGCTGCACTACCTCAAGCGGTACGCGGCCACGGTGAGCCAGCTCAAGCGCGTGCTGATGCGCCGGGTGGACCGCTCCGTGAAGTTCCACGGCGGGGAACGCACGGAGGCCGTGGGCTGGGTGGACGCGCTGGCGGAGAAGCTCATCCGCAACGGCCTCATCAATGACCGGACCTACGCGGAGACGCGCGTGCACTCGCTGCGCGCGTCCGGCCGCAGCGCGCGCGTCATCACCCAGAAGCTGCGCATGAAGGGCGTGGCGCCGGAGCTGGTGCAGGAGAAGCTGGCGGAGGCCACCCAGGACGTGCCCGAGGACGCCGCCGCCCGCATCTGGGCGCGCAAGAAGCGGCTGGGCCCCTTCCGGCGCGACCCGAGCACTCGCGAGGCGAACCGCAAGAAGGACCTGGCGGCGCTCGCCCGCGCGGGCTTCTCCTTCGCCATCGCGAAGCGCGTCATCGACGGGACGGCGGAAGACCTGCCGCCCCGCGACTGA
- a CDS encoding acylase: MTGRNGRTGGARLLPLTALLLATGCEPRTATPPAPEGSTAEMKLGAGSLSATVRRTAHGIPHVLADDFAGVGYGYGYAFAQDNFCALMDALVTVNAERSRYFGPDGTYLAALGSQYNNLKSDFFYQAINDDGTVEALLAKPPPLGPSQDARELVRGYTAGLNRYLAETGVDGLTDPRCKGAAWVRPITERDLYRRYYQLSLFASSLFFLDALVDAKPPSLLPDGTLPLPLPAPATLDRKVFPSSETLGLGSNAFGLGSQATRNGKGMLLANPHFPWEGSERFYEAHLTVPGKLNVSGVSLLGVPAILIGHNETLAWSHTVSTAYRFTPFELKLIPGFPTKYLYDGQIRDMTTRTVTVQAKAADGSLTPRQHTFYRSHLGPMMEYPSGLMTWNGLTGYAFHDANASNLRLLDAFFAMDRAANVEELHTAQATWQGIPWVNTIATDAQGRAYYADMSVVPHVTDAKLLRCVLSPIPLLVLASAGLPVLDGSRSDCALGSDADAVEPGIFGPGSLPRLTRADYVTNSNDSYWLPNPAQPLTGFPRILGGEKNVRSLRTRLGLKMVQGRIAGTDGLAGQGFTLEQLQTVMFNNRNYSGELLRDAAVSLCRRTPFVLMPDLSFEDLRPACPVLAAWDLKGDLDSRGELLWRVFLFTAVGATGGPYLVPFNANDPVNTPRTLNTLNPQVAQALGTAIRTLRERGIPLDATTGSVQGKRKNGVFYPVHGCAHDEGCFNQIANQLLPDGTYEPVLGSSFVMAVSFTDAGPVAKSVLTYSQSTNPASPWYADQTAMFSQKQWVDRRYTEAEIAADPALTVTHLQE; this comes from the coding sequence ATGACTGGACGTAACGGAAGGACCGGCGGCGCCCGGCTGCTGCCGCTGACGGCGCTGCTGCTGGCCACCGGATGTGAGCCGCGCACCGCGACGCCTCCGGCGCCGGAAGGCTCCACGGCGGAGATGAAGCTGGGAGCGGGCAGCCTCTCCGCCACCGTGCGTAGGACGGCGCACGGCATTCCCCACGTGCTGGCGGACGACTTCGCGGGCGTGGGCTACGGCTACGGCTACGCGTTCGCGCAGGACAACTTCTGTGCGCTGATGGACGCGCTGGTGACGGTGAACGCCGAGCGCTCGCGCTACTTCGGGCCGGACGGCACGTACCTGGCCGCGCTGGGCAGCCAGTACAACAACCTGAAGAGCGACTTCTTCTACCAGGCCATCAACGACGACGGCACGGTGGAGGCGCTGCTGGCGAAGCCGCCGCCCCTGGGTCCGTCCCAGGACGCGCGCGAGCTGGTGCGCGGCTACACCGCGGGCCTCAACCGCTACCTGGCGGAGACCGGCGTGGACGGGCTGACGGATCCGCGCTGCAAGGGCGCGGCCTGGGTGCGCCCCATCACCGAGCGCGACCTGTACCGGCGCTACTACCAGCTCAGCCTCTTCGCCAGCTCGCTCTTCTTCCTGGACGCGCTGGTGGACGCGAAGCCCCCGTCCCTCCTGCCGGACGGAACGCTGCCCCTGCCGTTGCCCGCGCCCGCCACGCTGGACCGCAAGGTGTTCCCCAGCTCCGAGACGCTGGGCCTGGGCAGCAACGCCTTCGGCCTGGGCAGCCAGGCCACGCGCAACGGCAAGGGCATGCTGCTGGCCAACCCGCACTTCCCCTGGGAAGGCTCGGAGCGTTTCTACGAGGCCCACCTCACGGTGCCGGGCAAGCTCAACGTCTCCGGCGTGAGCCTGCTGGGCGTGCCCGCCATCCTCATCGGCCATAACGAGACGCTGGCCTGGAGCCACACTGTCTCCACCGCGTACCGCTTCACCCCCTTCGAGCTGAAGCTCATCCCGGGCTTCCCCACGAAGTACCTGTACGACGGCCAGATTCGCGACATGACCACCCGCACCGTCACGGTGCAGGCGAAGGCGGCGGACGGCTCGCTCACGCCGCGGCAGCACACCTTCTACCGTTCGCACCTGGGCCCGATGATGGAGTACCCGTCCGGCCTGATGACGTGGAACGGCCTCACCGGCTACGCGTTCCATGACGCCAACGCCTCCAACCTGCGCCTGCTGGACGCCTTCTTCGCCATGGACCGCGCGGCCAACGTGGAGGAGCTGCACACGGCGCAGGCCACCTGGCAGGGCATCCCGTGGGTGAACACCATCGCCACGGACGCGCAGGGCCGCGCGTACTACGCGGACATGAGCGTGGTGCCGCACGTCACCGACGCGAAGCTCTTGCGCTGCGTGCTGTCCCCCATCCCGCTGCTGGTGCTCGCGAGCGCGGGGCTGCCGGTGCTGGACGGCTCGCGCTCCGACTGCGCGCTGGGCAGCGACGCGGACGCGGTGGAGCCGGGCATCTTCGGCCCGGGCAGCCTGCCGCGCCTCACCCGCGCTGACTACGTCACCAACTCCAATGACAGCTACTGGCTGCCCAACCCCGCCCAGCCGCTCACCGGCTTCCCGCGCATCCTGGGCGGTGAGAAGAACGTGCGCAGCCTGCGCACGCGCCTGGGCCTGAAGATGGTGCAGGGCCGCATCGCGGGCACGGACGGACTGGCGGGCCAGGGCTTCACGCTGGAACAGCTCCAGACGGTGATGTTCAACAACCGCAACTACTCCGGCGAGCTGCTGCGCGACGCCGCGGTGTCGCTGTGCCGCCGCACGCCCTTCGTGCTGATGCCGGACCTCTCCTTCGAGGACCTGCGCCCCGCCTGCCCCGTGCTGGCCGCGTGGGACTTGAAGGGCGACCTGGACAGCCGGGGCGAGCTGCTCTGGCGCGTGTTCCTCTTCACCGCGGTGGGCGCCACCGGCGGGCCGTACCTGGTGCCCTTCAACGCGAACGACCCCGTCAACACGCCGCGCACGCTCAACACCCTGAACCCGCAGGTGGCCCAGGCGCTGGGCACCGCCATCCGCACGCTGCGCGAGCGCGGCATCCCGCTGGATGCGACGACGGGCTCCGTGCAGGGCAAGCGCAAGAACGGCGTCTTCTACCCGGTGCACGGCTGCGCCCACGACGAGGGCTGCTTCAACCAGATCGCCAACCAGCTCCTGCCGGACGGCACGTATGAGCCCGTCCTGGGCTCCAGCTTCGTCATGGCCGTGTCCTTCACGGACGCGGGCCCCGTGGCGAAGTCCGTGCTCACCTACTCCCAGTCCACCAACCCGGCCTCGCCCTGGTACGCGGACCAGACGGCGATGTTCTCCCAGAAGCAGTGGGTGGACCGTCGCTACACGGAGGCGGAGATCGCCGCGGACCCGGCGCTGACCGTCACGCACCTCCAGGAGTAG
- a CDS encoding glycoside hydrolase family 6 protein, translating into MRTPRSVRRLSLSFVPLFALAACGGPAEPVTPEAPALTAQEAALTELLTNGTFNSGTVAPWWNNASTQSYVESGRWRVDVAANTANPWDAIVGQSGLTLTAGKTYTLAFTATATATITAQATVQQEVAPYTATLTRTFTLDGTSRRFSFPFTSSFSSGQGQVTFQLGGRANAVTVRLDDISLTTESGTGSGPVAMTSGFYVDPNSNPAVWARNNSGDGRASRINASIASKPMARWFGNWNGNIAQDVSNFVAAADTADKLPVLVAYNIPGRDCGSHSGGGAGSADAYRTWISAFATAIGNRPAVVIVEPDAVAQLDCLPNDAERTTRLGLIRYASEQLRDRAPNTWTYLDGGNASWIAADTMAQRLESAGVRNVRGFSLNVSNFFPTAQSTTYGNAVNAALNSRYGYTRQYTIDTSRNGNGSNGEWCNPGGRKLGVTSQTGGGAEMLLWVKTPGDSDGQCGIAPGTPAGQFSPDLANRLIDGT; encoded by the coding sequence ATGCGTACCCCTCGTTCCGTGCGTCGGTTGTCGCTGTCGTTCGTTCCGCTGTTCGCGCTCGCGGCCTGTGGTGGCCCTGCGGAGCCCGTCACTCCTGAAGCTCCAGCACTCACCGCTCAGGAGGCCGCGCTCACCGAACTGCTCACCAACGGCACCTTCAACTCCGGCACGGTGGCGCCGTGGTGGAACAACGCCAGCACGCAGTCGTATGTGGAGAGCGGCAGGTGGCGCGTGGACGTGGCTGCGAACACGGCGAACCCGTGGGACGCCATCGTGGGACAGAGTGGCCTGACGCTCACCGCCGGGAAGACGTACACGCTGGCGTTCACCGCCACCGCCACGGCGACCATCACCGCGCAAGCGACCGTGCAGCAGGAGGTGGCGCCGTACACGGCCACGCTCACGCGGACCTTTACGCTGGATGGCACGTCGCGCCGGTTCTCCTTTCCCTTCACGTCCTCGTTCTCGTCCGGCCAGGGGCAGGTGACGTTCCAACTGGGCGGCCGCGCCAACGCCGTCACCGTGCGGCTGGATGACATCTCGCTCACCACCGAGAGCGGTACCGGCTCCGGCCCGGTGGCGATGACCAGCGGCTTCTACGTGGACCCCAACTCCAACCCCGCGGTGTGGGCGCGCAACAACAGTGGAGACGGCCGCGCGTCGCGCATCAACGCGTCCATCGCCTCGAAGCCGATGGCTCGCTGGTTCGGCAACTGGAACGGCAACATCGCCCAGGATGTGTCCAACTTCGTGGCCGCGGCGGACACGGCGGACAAGCTGCCCGTGCTGGTGGCCTACAACATCCCCGGCCGCGACTGCGGCAGCCACTCCGGCGGTGGTGCGGGCAGCGCGGACGCGTACCGCACCTGGATCTCCGCCTTCGCGACGGCCATCGGCAACCGGCCGGCGGTAGTCATCGTGGAGCCGGACGCAGTCGCGCAGCTCGACTGCCTCCCCAACGACGCGGAGCGCACCACGCGACTGGGCCTCATTCGCTACGCCTCCGAGCAGCTGCGCGACCGCGCGCCCAACACCTGGACGTACCTGGACGGCGGCAACGCGAGCTGGATCGCCGCCGACACCATGGCGCAGCGTCTGGAGTCCGCGGGCGTGCGCAACGTGCGCGGCTTCTCCCTCAACGTCTCCAACTTCTTCCCGACCGCTCAGTCCACCACGTACGGCAACGCGGTGAACGCCGCGCTGAACAGCCGCTACGGCTACACGCGGCAGTACACCATCGACACCAGCCGCAACGGCAACGGCTCCAACGGCGAGTGGTGCAACCCCGGTGGCCGCAAGCTGGGCGTGACGTCCCAGACGGGCGGCGGCGCGGAGATGCTCCTGTGGGTGAAGACGCCGGGGGACTCGGATGGCCAGTGCGGCATCGCCCCGGGCACGCCCGCCGGACAGTTCAGCCCGGACCTGGCGAACCGCCTCATCGACGGCACCTGA
- a CDS encoding YciI family protein translates to MRFMLIPRPSTLEPTHSDAPFDEAVFIAQMKYNEEMHRAGVLVASEGLSPSPGAHVVFKDGKSSVKDGPYAETKELIGGFYVLEVKSKEEAIEWARRYPGGMGNDDVMEVRPLTGAGDIPPELVTLIEKVAPTWSQTFKES, encoded by the coding sequence ATGCGCTTCATGCTCATCCCCCGCCCCTCCACCCTTGAGCCCACGCACTCGGACGCGCCCTTCGACGAGGCCGTCTTCATCGCGCAGATGAAATACAACGAGGAGATGCACAGGGCCGGCGTGCTCGTCGCCTCGGAAGGCCTCAGCCCCTCCCCGGGCGCGCACGTCGTCTTCAAGGACGGCAAGTCCAGCGTGAAGGATGGCCCCTACGCGGAGACGAAGGAGCTCATCGGCGGCTTCTACGTGCTGGAGGTGAAGTCGAAGGAAGAGGCCATCGAGTGGGCCCGCCGCTATCCGGGCGGCATGGGCAACGACGACGTGATGGAGGTCCGCCCCCTCACCGGCGCCGGAGACATCCCGCCGGAGCTGGTGACGCTCATCGAGAAGGTGGCCCCCACCTGGAGCCAGACCTTCAAGGAGTCCTGA
- a CDS encoding solute carrier organic anion transporter encodes MKMLRWSTAALALFVVGCGNVEEATLEPEAMATQEAGLRACSTSLDCVSGCNCSGGLCAPAIGPTPPAGYCDQAPVRACTTGSDCASGCNCVGNVCVDSGFSPPANCLLAPPDSYESDNTHTTASSYMGTPQLNHSFHRQNDVDWVLVATPINQVMTVETYNLRNGPWMSIDIYAYNYATRTLGTLVGSTSSTICAPITPSCLIYRATANVVANGVYAVKITDTRGQPAGDDYTPTAKYDLKMY; translated from the coding sequence GTGAAGATGCTTCGTTGGAGTACAGCGGCGCTGGCGCTGTTCGTCGTGGGTTGCGGGAACGTGGAAGAGGCCACGCTGGAGCCAGAGGCGATGGCGACGCAGGAGGCGGGACTCCGGGCCTGTTCGACGTCGCTCGACTGCGTGTCGGGCTGTAACTGCAGTGGCGGGCTGTGCGCTCCGGCCATCGGCCCGACGCCGCCCGCGGGCTACTGCGACCAGGCGCCCGTGCGCGCCTGCACCACGGGTTCGGACTGCGCATCCGGCTGCAACTGCGTGGGCAACGTCTGCGTCGATAGCGGATTCAGCCCGCCCGCCAACTGCCTGCTCGCGCCTCCGGATTCGTACGAGAGCGACAACACGCACACCACCGCGTCCTCGTACATGGGCACGCCGCAGCTCAACCACTCCTTCCACCGCCAGAACGACGTGGACTGGGTGCTGGTGGCCACGCCCATCAACCAGGTGATGACGGTGGAGACCTACAACCTGCGCAACGGTCCGTGGATGAGCATCGACATCTACGCGTACAACTACGCCACTCGCACGCTGGGCACGCTCGTGGGCAGCACGTCGAGCACCATTTGCGCGCCAATCACCCCGTCCTGCCTCATCTACCGCGCGACGGCGAACGTCGTGGCGAATGGCGTCTACGCGGTGAAGATCACCGACACGCGCGGCCAGCCGGCGGGTGACGACTACACGCCCACCGCGAAGTACGACCTGAAGATGTACTGA
- a CDS encoding SDR family oxidoreductase: MKTILITGCSSGFGLDTARYFLEHGWKVIATMRKPREDVLPRSEHLRVLPLDVTQPQSIRELVEATGPIDVLVNNAGVGLMGVFEGTSMETVRNTFETNAFGVMALTQAFLPHFRQQQSGVIVNVSSGTTFKPLPLLAVYTASKAALNAFTESLALELQPFGVRVSLVIPGRSPETPFAQNAQARGRDQGVSVPEAYAGFVRSIFEQRTAHASGPVTRSQDVVDAIWSAVNDPSSPVRLPAGADAVEMARSN; this comes from the coding sequence ATGAAGACGATTCTGATCACCGGATGCTCGTCCGGATTCGGCCTCGACACCGCCCGCTACTTCCTCGAGCACGGCTGGAAGGTCATCGCCACGATGCGCAAGCCGCGCGAGGACGTGCTGCCCCGCTCCGAGCACCTGCGCGTGCTCCCGCTCGACGTCACCCAGCCCCAGAGCATCCGCGAGTTGGTGGAGGCCACCGGCCCCATCGACGTGCTGGTCAACAACGCGGGCGTCGGCCTGATGGGCGTCTTCGAAGGCACCTCCATGGAGACGGTCCGCAACACCTTCGAAACGAACGCGTTCGGGGTCATGGCCCTGACCCAGGCGTTCCTGCCTCACTTCAGGCAGCAGCAGTCGGGGGTCATCGTGAACGTCTCCTCGGGCACGACGTTCAAGCCGCTCCCGCTGCTCGCCGTGTACACCGCGAGCAAGGCGGCGCTCAACGCGTTCACCGAGTCGCTCGCGCTGGAGCTCCAGCCCTTCGGCGTGCGGGTGAGCCTGGTGATTCCGGGTCGCTCGCCAGAGACGCCCTTCGCCCAGAATGCCCAGGCCCGAGGGCGGGATCAGGGCGTCTCCGTCCCGGAGGCGTACGCCGGCTTCGTGCGAAGCATCTTCGAGCAGAGGACGGCGCATGCCTCGGGGCCGGTCACCCGGTCGCAGGACGTGGTGGACGCCATCTGGAGCGCGGTGAACGACCCATCGAGCCCCGTGCGTCTGCCCGCGGGCGCGGACGCCGTGGAGATGGCCCGGTCGAACTGA
- a CDS encoding AraC family transcriptional regulator, translating to MVDPLAEVVTLLQPGAPFSKLVSGAGRWRVRRAENGRPFYCAVLMGRSRLAVDGREPVILEKGDFVLIPAAFDFTTSSIEPPKGKHETPRIVLPDGEIRNGIHHGPPDVRMLVGYCAFASPDASLLVSLLPQFVHVRGEQRLTALVELLRDESRERRPAREVILARLMEVLLIEALRSTAGIAASPGLLRGLSDERLAVAIRRMHERPTQAWTVAQLAKEAALSRSAFFERFNRAMGVAPMEYLLGWRMALAKDLLRRKQEVTVAEVAEQVGYSSASTFSVAFTRHVGLPPTHYAREQAAS from the coding sequence ATGGTCGATCCCCTGGCGGAAGTGGTCACGCTGCTCCAGCCGGGCGCCCCGTTCTCGAAGCTCGTCAGTGGCGCGGGCCGGTGGCGGGTCCGGCGCGCGGAGAATGGGAGGCCCTTCTACTGCGCGGTCCTCATGGGGCGGAGCCGCCTCGCGGTGGATGGACGCGAGCCGGTCATCCTCGAGAAGGGCGACTTCGTCCTGATTCCCGCGGCGTTCGACTTCACGACGTCGAGCATCGAGCCGCCGAAGGGCAAGCACGAGACGCCTCGCATCGTGTTGCCCGATGGTGAAATCAGGAACGGCATCCACCACGGTCCGCCCGATGTCCGGATGCTGGTGGGGTACTGCGCCTTCGCCTCTCCGGACGCGAGCCTGCTCGTTTCGCTCCTCCCCCAGTTCGTGCACGTTCGCGGCGAGCAGCGGCTCACCGCCCTCGTGGAACTCCTGCGGGACGAGTCGCGCGAACGGCGGCCCGCGCGCGAGGTCATCCTCGCCCGCCTCATGGAGGTGCTGCTCATCGAAGCGCTCCGCTCCACGGCGGGCATCGCGGCGTCACCGGGCCTCTTGCGAGGGCTCTCCGACGAGCGCCTGGCCGTCGCCATCCGCCGGATGCACGAGCGCCCGACCCAGGCGTGGACCGTGGCGCAGCTGGCGAAGGAGGCCGCGCTGTCCCGTTCCGCGTTCTTCGAGCGCTTCAACCGCGCGATGGGCGTGGCCCCCATGGAGTACCTGCTCGGCTGGCGCATGGCCCTGGCGAAGGACCTGCTGCGGCGCAAGCAGGAGGTCACCGTCGCCGAGGTCGCGGAGCAGGTCGGCTACAGCTCCGCGAGCACCTTCAGCGTGGCCTTCACCCGCCACGTCGGACTGCCGCCCACGCATTACGCGCGGGAGCAGGCGGCATCGTGA
- a CDS encoding YybH family protein, which produces MKRMFAGALVVAALGTLGCGGAKASGQGAEVGTARQSLEDLRAGLRAADQAMSDAAEKAGSAQAFADFVADDAVLLVDGTYAPKGKEAIRAWLAAHPLEAEGKVRWAPVRWDVSADGTLGYSVGNVSVESGGTSVRPSSRYITAWKRQPDGQWRVAVAVLNAAKTAMTAPAGFTPSSTLPAPEPRALAPAQALEEAKAADRAFSAMSTSEGMGKAFAAYAAEDVVMPLGSAGIFGHDAIAKAYAPFTLEAIDLRWEPVLGDAAGSGDLAYTVGRAIATGKDEKGQPEVDHVKYLTVWRRQADGQWRYVTDGGNSSPGPQGP; this is translated from the coding sequence ATGAAACGGATGTTCGCGGGCGCGCTCGTCGTCGCGGCGTTGGGGACCCTGGGGTGTGGTGGGGCGAAGGCCTCCGGGCAGGGCGCGGAGGTCGGGACGGCGCGGCAGTCGCTGGAGGATTTGCGCGCGGGCTTGAGGGCGGCGGACCAGGCCATGTCGGACGCGGCGGAGAAGGCCGGTTCGGCGCAGGCGTTCGCGGACTTCGTCGCGGACGACGCGGTGCTGCTGGTGGACGGCACGTACGCGCCGAAGGGCAAGGAGGCCATCCGCGCGTGGCTGGCCGCGCATCCGCTGGAGGCGGAGGGCAAGGTGCGCTGGGCGCCCGTGCGCTGGGACGTCAGCGCGGACGGGACGCTGGGGTACTCGGTGGGCAACGTGTCCGTGGAGTCGGGAGGCACGTCGGTGCGGCCGTCCTCTCGCTACATCACCGCGTGGAAGCGCCAGCCGGACGGGCAGTGGCGCGTGGCGGTGGCGGTGCTCAACGCCGCCAAGACGGCGATGACGGCGCCCGCGGGCTTCACGCCTTCGTCCACGCTGCCGGCGCCGGAGCCGCGCGCGCTTGCGCCCGCGCAGGCGCTGGAGGAGGCGAAGGCCGCGGACCGCGCGTTCTCCGCCATGTCCACGTCCGAGGGCATGGGCAAGGCCTTCGCCGCCTACGCCGCGGAGGACGTGGTGATGCCGCTCGGATCCGCCGGCATCTTCGGCCATGACGCCATCGCGAAGGCGTACGCGCCGTTCACGCTGGAGGCCATCGACCTGCGCTGGGAGCCGGTGCTGGGAGACGCGGCGGGCTCCGGCGACCTCGCGTACACGGTGGGCCGTGCCATCGCCACGGGCAAGGACGAGAAGGGCCAGCCGGAGGTGGACCACGTGAAGTACCTCACCGTCTGGCGCCGGCAGGCCGACGGCCAGTGGCGCTACGTCACCGACGGCGGCAACTCCAGCCCCGGCCCGCAGGGGCCGTGA